One window of the Chitinophaga niabensis genome contains the following:
- a CDS encoding RagB/SusD family nutrient uptake outer membrane protein, producing MRHNIIIFFLIAALTTSWSCKQFLDLPAKNQRTVTTVDDVKTLLASYLRGVAELRVKPLYGNVMCLAPASGTLMFEAYSDNIDFELAVPQTYLKPNNNHLKVEQGYADLLLWNDFNTPGLIWNQHYSIVGFLNSLIDQMEEIEATPQQQDQLLGEMYVHRAYYLFKLLEYFAPYNKGELGIPVYLHTGEGVLGIEMPRRTQAEVYKIILDDLKMAETMIKRTAPVAGFSVFYNNRYIHHLMAQVYWFKAESPAKETSDYEQVKTHAAIAAENTEAFIPTTVTGMINAYGAKDPNYPALCQENNLQGAFGVIYGSNFQYLLPGTYGPENIPLSAEFAALFKPGDVRIGAIFNADPARAGGKVGTAGKTLNWGWPSDGTATGSLKRGNACFFKPEEAFLMLAEAQFRLNSTGEAITTLNKFKAFRNAGTADGLAGDALLQEIIDERRKEFFGDNDKRWLDLKRFGKKTITRKLFFLNKSYEFTVAPNDYRYALPIPLTEVQENKDLIPNEGWIAIEY from the coding sequence ATGAGGCATAACATCATTATATTCTTTTTAATAGCAGCACTCACTACTTCGTGGAGCTGCAAGCAATTCCTGGACCTTCCCGCAAAAAATCAGCGTACCGTTACCACGGTAGATGATGTGAAAACATTGCTGGCATCTTACCTAAGGGGAGTGGCAGAGCTGCGTGTAAAACCTTTGTATGGTAATGTGATGTGCCTGGCTCCAGCCAGTGGCACACTGATGTTTGAAGCATATTCAGATAATATCGATTTTGAGCTGGCTGTACCGCAAACCTATCTGAAACCTAATAATAATCACCTTAAAGTAGAACAGGGGTATGCGGACCTTTTGCTGTGGAATGATTTTAATACACCCGGCTTAATCTGGAACCAGCATTATTCAATCGTTGGTTTTCTGAATAGCCTCATTGATCAGATGGAAGAGATTGAAGCCACCCCGCAGCAACAGGATCAGCTGTTGGGGGAAATGTACGTACACCGTGCTTACTACCTGTTTAAGCTGCTGGAATATTTTGCGCCCTATAATAAAGGAGAGCTGGGTATCCCGGTATATCTGCATACAGGAGAGGGGGTATTGGGAATTGAAATGCCCAGGAGAACACAGGCAGAAGTTTATAAGATCATTCTCGATGATCTGAAGATGGCGGAGACCATGATCAAAAGAACGGCACCGGTTGCAGGTTTCAGTGTTTTTTATAATAACCGTTACATTCATCACCTGATGGCGCAGGTATATTGGTTCAAAGCAGAATCTCCTGCAAAGGAAACATCGGATTATGAGCAGGTAAAAACACATGCAGCCATTGCGGCAGAAAACACGGAAGCCTTTATCCCTACTACTGTTACAGGTATGATCAATGCCTATGGCGCCAAAGATCCTAACTATCCTGCCTTATGCCAGGAGAATAATTTGCAGGGAGCTTTTGGTGTAATATATGGCTCTAATTTCCAGTATCTCCTTCCCGGTACCTATGGTCCGGAGAATATTCCGCTGAGCGCAGAGTTTGCCGCACTTTTCAAACCCGGCGATGTGCGTATCGGTGCTATCTTCAATGCTGATCCTGCACGCGCAGGTGGTAAGGTAGGTACAGCCGGTAAAACATTGAACTGGGGATGGCCTTCCGATGGAACAGCTACCGGTTCACTCAAACGTGGTAATGCCTGCTTCTTTAAACCGGAAGAAGCATTCCTGATGCTGGCGGAAGCGCAATTCAGGCTGAATAGCACTGGCGAAGCCATCACCACGCTCAACAAATTCAAAGCCTTCAGAAATGCAGGAACTGCAGACGGCCTGGCCGGCGATGCTTTGTTGCAGGAGATCATAGATGAACGCAGGAAAGAATTCTTTGGTGATAACGATAAACGCTGGCTGGACCTGAAACGTTTCGGTAAGAAAACCATTACCCGCAAACTCTTCTTCCTCAACAAGAGTTATGAGTTTACGGTAGCGCCTAACGATTACCGTTATGCCTTACCTATTCCTTTAACGGAAGTGCAGGAGAACAAGGACCTTATACCAAATGAAGGTTGGATAGCCATTGAGTACTAA
- a CDS encoding TlpA disulfide reductase family protein — MKKIMLLAAAGMFSSILHAQEAFTLNGKIDDLGEPAKVILLYAFDGKRVTDTAELKAGAFSFSGKINKPVQAVITVMKGSANPRMNFGMGYGGEIIGRDGCSFYLDKGNITLTGKTIKESDIKGSAAQDDYAVLQKARKPVVDKLTAISDEMKKYATDREGEAYKNLYAKLIATMKENGPVDNAFVLSHPNSWVSFNVVTGKSIISNPKETEEQYKKLNAALRNTKDGKEFEERLKIAYTTAIGATAPDFAQNNTEGVPVSLASLKGKYVLIDFWASWCGPCRAENPNVKLAYDKFKGKNFEILAVSLDDKKDAWIKAIADDGLPWLHVSDLQGWKNVVAQLYNVRAVPQNWLIDPNGKIIAANMRGKELEERLAKELH, encoded by the coding sequence ATGAAGAAAATAATGTTGTTAGCAGCTGCAGGAATGTTTTCCTCCATACTGCACGCCCAGGAGGCCTTTACGCTGAATGGAAAAATAGATGACCTGGGAGAACCCGCCAAGGTAATATTATTGTATGCTTTCGATGGAAAGAGAGTAACAGATACCGCAGAGCTGAAAGCAGGCGCCTTTAGTTTTTCAGGCAAGATCAACAAACCGGTACAGGCAGTGATCACTGTTATGAAAGGCAGTGCCAACCCACGCATGAATTTTGGGATGGGATATGGTGGTGAGATTATCGGTCGTGATGGCTGCTCTTTCTACCTGGATAAAGGGAACATTACCCTGACCGGTAAAACCATCAAAGAATCCGATATCAAAGGCTCTGCAGCACAGGACGATTATGCGGTATTGCAGAAAGCCCGTAAACCTGTTGTGGATAAACTCACTGCTATCAGCGATGAGATGAAAAAGTATGCTACAGACAGAGAGGGTGAAGCGTATAAAAACCTGTATGCAAAACTTATTGCTACCATGAAAGAGAACGGACCGGTTGACAATGCGTTCGTGCTCTCACACCCCAATAGCTGGGTAAGCTTTAACGTAGTAACCGGCAAAAGCATTATCAGCAATCCAAAGGAAACGGAGGAGCAGTATAAAAAACTCAATGCTGCATTACGCAATACCAAAGACGGAAAAGAGTTTGAAGAAAGACTGAAAATTGCCTACACTACCGCTATCGGTGCTACAGCACCTGATTTTGCACAGAACAATACAGAAGGTGTACCGGTTTCCCTGGCATCCCTGAAAGGTAAATATGTGCTGATCGATTTCTGGGCCAGCTGGTGTGGTCCCTGCCGTGCAGAGAACCCTAACGTGAAACTGGCCTATGATAAGTTCAAAGGTAAAAACTTTGAGATCCTGGCCGTTTCCCTCGATGATAAAAAAGATGCATGGATCAAAGCCATTGCGGATGATGGTTTGCCTTGGTTGCATGTAAGTGACCTGCAAGGCTGGAAGAACGTGGTAGCGCAACTGTACAATGTACGTGCCGTTCCACAGAACTGGCTGATAGACCCCAATGGTAAGATCATTGCAGCTAACATGCGTGGGAAAGAACTGGAAGAACGTTTGGCCAAAGAGTTACACTAA